GTGTAATAAATAGGGTTAAACTCAATAAAATTTACTCATGTAATTTATTATAATGGTaaaaaagataaaaactaaaaaTTTACACTTAcatttattatcataagtattataagaattcatatattattatattattattcatatGACTTATAAGTAGTAAATGAggatattaaatatattaaaatatctaTAATTATAATTTGTATCTATAATTTTTCTATAATCATATCTAcctaatctaatctaatctaatctatcttttaatctaatctaatcttctaactatatataaaagtttatataTAAAAGTTGAGTCCAACTTTCATAAATATGATGATTATTTatctatattatttattattatggtaAAAAAGTTAACCACTTCACATCTATTATGATAGTAGTAAAAaatatattagatagtaaaaatttatattatatatagaaaATGAAAAAACTATTAAAAGTTAAAAGAATGGTAGTAAATGTAGTTTATCATATACTTCTAATAAattaaagtaaaaaagtaaaacacACTTAATGGTTGACTTAATAACCATGTAAATGTAACTTGGTTTACCAAATTGAGTTTGGATGGCATTGAATATGGGTTACCATGCAATAATTCAAGTAAAAGGGGGAAAAAACTCTTAAATTTATTAAAGATAACTATCTATCTATAGTTGAATCTAAAATCGACAAAAATTATAAATTACTTCGTTATAAATTATTAGTAGATTAACAATAAAACTCAAGTCCTAAGATCATAATTCATACTCCgtcattgttattacttcattataAAACTACGATGAAATTACTAAAAAATTATCCTAGCAGAATAACTCCTTTTAAGATAAATTATTTATGCATTTTATTAATAGCTCTTGATCTTTAAATTCAGTTATAGAAAATGAAAAGGCAAACTTTTTATTGATAACTTAATGACTATTAAGTTCATAAAGATACATAAATATGATTTATTTCATTTATGCCCAAATATAAATACTACCcagttttatgtattttaaatttctCCACTTCCACTTTTATATCGTGATTCAATTATCCCTCGATAAGAGATTCAACTCCTCAGGTAATATTTTGTCCTTGATGTGAATTTTATTAGATGCACTCAACGTGTTTGATGAGATGCTTATAACAATTATCCGTAATATTTTATTACCTTTGATTTAGTAGACGAAGAATACAATAATTTCACATAAGTGACTCATTTACTTTTAGTTTACTGTTGAAATTTTGCATAGTTGTGAAAATTTGTATACATGTGATTGCTTAGTGatgaaaaatatatattattattgattaaaGTTACTAAAAACTTTTCAGTTGTCTTACATTGTACTATAACATTTCTTTTAGTTTTGAACATGGTAGATACATTGTCAAATTTGATGATACTTGAAGTTGAGGTTGTATAGTGTTGCTTAATGATATAATTTGATAACATTTTTTTTAATTGCACTGGACATGTATGAATATTGATATACTTGCTTAAAATGATTTCAAATGAATATAATTGATCTTTGTATTAAATAATTATGTTTTATACAAATTGTATTGATTATGTTTACATTTGATATGTGTTTTATACACAAGAAGCTACAACGGCTATTTCTAAAATGGGATTGGATCCAATATTACTTTTGGAACCCCTTTTGCAATTGTGAAAAGATGTTGTATTGTTGCAGTCTGTTCTAGCCGTTGAAGTTGCCCCACATGTACACTTATGATCTTCTATTTTGGGAAGTGATGAAGATTGACTCTTCTGATCGTAAAGTCAATTACCAAACAGGTAAGTCAAATtatttctaacactccccctcaagatgAATAATGAGATTTTCGATATTTAACTTGCTAAGAACTTCACTAAACAGTCTTCCATTGACCGATTTGGTGAGACTGTCAGCCAGTTAGTCTTCTGTTGTGATGGATGGAAGAGAAATTATTTACCCATCTAGTTTCTCTCTAATAAAGTGTCTGTCTACTTCAATATGTTTAGTTCGATCATGTTGAATAGGATTTTCTGATATAGCAATGGCTGCTTCATTATCGCATAAGATTTGAATGACTTCTTTTGCAGGAAATCCAATTTCTGTCAAGAGTTTTCGAATCCATAATGCTTCGACTACCCCTTTTGCTATTCCTCTAATTTCTGATTCAGCACTTGATAGAgaaacaaccttttgtttcttgcttCTCCACGTAACTAAGTTTCCTCCAACTATTGTAAAGAAACCTGATGTAGATCTCCTAtctcctttttctccagcccaaTTTGCATCTGTATAAATTTGTGTTTCAAGATGTCCATTTCTTCTAAATATGACTCCATGACCTGGTGTCTTCTTTAGATATTGGATAATCCTCATTGTAGCTTCCAAATGATGAACTTGTGGTTGATGCATAAACTGGCTTACAACTCCTACCGCATGTGCTATATCTggtcgagtgtgagcaagataAATGAGCTTTCCCACTATCCTTTGGTATTGTCCTTTATCCACTAGCTCAGCTTCGTCTTCCATATATAGCttctggtttggaatcattggagtatcagctggtttgcaatcaatcatacctatttctgcaagaaaatcaagaacatacttcttttgacagataaatattccctgttgggatcgtaatacctcaatcccTAAAAAATATTTAAGCctacccaagtctttcatttcaaattctttaaataaattcatttttaagttagaaatttcctctttatcatttcctgttattatcatattatcaacataaatgattaagcatgtaattaaatttcctcttcgtttaaaaaagagagtatgatccgagttactttgtttaaaatcatattttttcataaataaagtaaatctcccaaaccaagcccgtggggattgttttaacccatataaagattttaagtctgtcatgacccgaaaaatttcgactaattttaaatcaaattctcgatacgattgACAAGATAACCAAAGTCTGTTaagctgagtctcaaaaattttaaactgtttcatatattcaattgaccttcgaccatttttgatgattcacgaataattaattgtaaatagatatgtgtgtgtgtatatatatataaataaatgaaaatttaatttgaaatattatatgttgttgatattaaaattaattatgtaaaataaaataaaaatatgatatcatgataatttttatttaaaacatatccatatatataaataaagtatattaaatatatattttgtgattttgaatctatttagtaatcgacagtaacactcaattaccattcgttggatattaaacaagtttaatacgaATTTATGTGatcttaaaataaacagtgattcgaaaatgagttatataaattttaggcttattaaaaatatatttagaagctaactaataaatttcaacactttttatattttaaccaggatcgagcgcggacagcTGAGTTAATTTTTActtaataattaatgaccaaatttcataccttaatgactaaaataaatacatataattactgtaaaaatttgggatttttatgtGTACTTTTATTCGCCaataattatcaacggagtacgagataatagtccgtgaaaactgtcggtagaaagattACAATTAAGTGGCTGACTTACTATTTTAATGTTGAATTCATGAACGTACTGTGTTTGTATGTTTTCCTTTAATTCGATCCGCTTTATTCGATCCAGTAGCATAAATCCAATGGGACGGCTACTTTACAGTGATTTCATTTCATCTCCACTTACTagcattatattatataaataattaattgatTGTTTGTACATgtggagtaataataataataataataagaaaagatgtatatatatatatatatatatatatatatatatatatatatatatatatatatatatatatatatattcaattcatGATATAGAACATAAAACACTTCAAACCACAAACTGTAAACATATAAATCTGTCTCTGTTTCGGTTAACCTCACGACCACCATCAAGCCTCTTGATCACAAAGTTTGATAACCATAACCACCATCATGAATCATAGTCCATCCGTTACTTTGAAAACCCTACTCGCAacaatcttttttttcttcttctgtttcaTGTCCAACAATTTCATTAgcaaatcaccaccttcatcaaaTTCTTTAGTCGATCACACACTTGCTACCATCATAACATCGGTTTCTAATTCTTGCGACTATTGTGATTATGTACCACATCACCCTCTTCAATAATCGACTTTGATCACCATCATAACCTCAACCCTATCAACCCACTGCTATACTACGCTTTAACTTTCTGTTTCTTTTTCCTTGCAAACGTGAAACCACCACCTTCTTTGAACCACCACCGAGAACCACCAAACCATCACCTCCACCACACGCCATTTCAACTGTACGCGCATATATTTTCCTGTCTTCTGCCTTATGGTCACAACGAACACTAAACCAACACCTTTATCAACCTGATGCTACTGTGTAGCGaaccgaaaaaatcgtcattgacggcgccgactacttaggtcccgttacgtggtcataagtctttaaaacaacgtttgtccaaaagtatgtcgcattcatttcaaaagtgaggatgtttcaaagtttacaaggtagttcacgaccaattacattacaacgttttacagtacaaatgaaacctatgcgacacaatttaagataatgtcaaaagatgctccaaatatgcatgtatactcgacatccaagcaagtatcaaaaatagcgtGGGGAAGCATGTAACActtaacgttcaaggacctgagaaaaacatagaaatctgtcaacgaaaacattggtgaaatcataggtttagtaagtaaatgagtaagtaagtaagttgaaccacaagatttgcaacgttgatataatagtaatatattctaaaagttgatatcacgagcacccaattatcaaggcttaacttctcTTTTACCCCatacacaatagtgttagaacatacactgtttctcgaaaatatatttcattcgcttaacgatagcgaaccgttcgaatgacggtttgttaaacccatatggccatacaacataagttctcgcttacacccggcaagtgtaactaatgataatcgaattgaggatttttgttctaactcgtacgtagaatgtttgttttcgtacttgtgttcactttgtaaaacggaacgtttatgttttctcatcccaaatgtaagtttaaaagagtaaaagtgggactatgatctcaccttgagtgtacgagtaaataaagtacttcaTAAAGTAACTTGTACAAGAACGAgttctagtcttgacctaaacaagtaggttgtatcaataaaggtaaacacggttggtcaaagttgttcaattagtcctatggctcgttacgactcgattatatagcatgtgaatcaaattgtcaagtttcatgcaagatataagtataaacgcaAGTTGGAACGATTTCATAaaagtttagttaagtttgactaaaagtcaaccttggtcaaagtcaaagtcaaagtcaacgaggtcgggtcgaGTTTCCGAACATTACACATAAAAacatagtcatatataagcatgttggcaaattttcatgttaaacggagttgcgagcAAGCGGGAACGAAATTGCAAAAATCAAAAATTAACTTTGGTCAGGGAGAATCTCACGACCGCGAGTCCAAACCTCGCGACCGCGAAGTGGCCTTTTTCAGCATCTGGTGACCGCGAGCCCAAACTTGTGATCGCGAAGTGGGTATTTTCAGGAGCTGTTTGCTGAATTTGttatatgcacgaaccaaacttcaatctaacataaatcatgaaccgaaaacatccaaaacaagtatcttatatcgttggaaaggtaatttaatgaggaatacaactaaatacatttcatcaaacaaaaacatcattttcagtaACCAAAATCTcgccgaatgatcattatttaacgtttcaagctcaaaaaatgcaaatggtgattcgggaattcaatttacacatacgatatgccgtttcgaaggtaattaaacatacattgcaactaaacacttatcaacaacattaacaagcattcaatgtatcaaaagttcattttaagtatatcaaaccctaaccaaaaatcataaaatcaacaatcatgctaacgaagtttttccaaatcaacctacatatCAAAACGATGCTAACGATgcaagtaacacatttaatacatgaactttaacatttaaacaacactaaagcatctaaaactcaagattaaatacacccatttcaagttcatgctagtttatgcaaaactacaagatcgagcaaataaatcacatattcatgttagactcgagccatagacactaattaacacacttttaaattaaaaacatcaagaacaagaaatttagtgtttttagaaagttacccaaaatagatgaaattggtatggaattgaagaggaagatgtaaggattccaaatatgtaatttattttgttgctagctccctagatcgattttagatgatgaatccttgagttggtgtttgagagaaaagttgaaagtagTAGGAGAAAAAAGAGGATGAATGATTGAGTGGAGGAGAAGcactttgactagttgacctagtcaattctTTGCCCACTTGataacattagtccctcgagtttgaagcgggtgcgtgaattacctaaatgaaatattttaaatacgcgagagtaaacgggagatgttacaatccaataacggaaatattaagaacgttagctaacggaggatacgaatctagataggaaagatattattaaaataaaaagacggccgttaaaataatttaacggaaaaatgcgagaTGTTACATACTGCACTTTTTATTTCTGTTTACTATTGCCACGAACACCACAACCGCCACCACCTACAGCCTGTCACCATCTTGCACTACCACCATGATTCACCCATTTGATCACTTAGATGCACCAAAACTGCTGCCATTTGTAACAGCCTACAACCGACCTATTTGATCACTTAGATGCCCCAAAAACTACTGCCATTTGTAACAGCCTACAACCGACACCATTACACCGCCACATCACTTTTCATCAACCACCTTCAACTGCACCTGCTACTGCATACGCTACTGTTTCTAATCGAACAAACTACACGAGTTGCTACTGTTACTTTTTTTGCTACTACCGTAATGCTGTTTCTACTTCTGTTTTGGTTTCTATTTTAATTATATTACTGATAGATTAAGAAGATGACGAAAAGGATAGAATATGTCTAAAGTTTAGACAACTTAGTTATACAATATTAAAATATGGAGCTTTATCAAATAGACTTGTGGAACGAATTATCAATCAtggctgtcacgaccctactttttccgttatctttttccgttaattatttaacgaccgttaactttttgtgtgccacgtcatttctataacctatattattatttttgtaataatatatatataataattattatgtgttatgtgaatatatgtattcatattttaatttatacgtttctacgtctcgcggatttccatccggcgaatcttttcggtttttaaaccaacggtcgagctttcgggatttttaaatcctaaatattttaaatatgatattttatgatcatattattattaggtgtatttatatttatttttcgtcgcgcgtttgttatccttccggatttttaatcgcgtaagcgtgttttcgcgtttcgggattcgttcgggctttcgggccataaggaattcttcatttaacaaatttgggctagtggggcccaccccacacaccccattcggccgaaccaaAGGGGAGGGGAGTACCCCCTTTGTTTTTCAttttcctcattcattttcattttaTCACTTTGCATTCTTAAACCTAAAAATCTATTTTTGctctctcctctctccctctcccttttaggccgtcgccaccaccaccatacatcaccatcttcaccactttttattgcttggatcatcaattggcttgcataatcggattcctctcgtctttctctacacatctatattatttgattctcgatttgggtataaaccctaaccctaggacttttcatatttatttatatttctgtattttgagtttatattattagtatgatgtatattagttgttgtaatgttgtttggatgcatagaattactcgtttgcatatgttttcggtttgtaaaatttggacagcagtttgattcgtgttttctgactttgtaactgatataaatgttaaaataaagtatataaatgagttcctctcatcaagacattaattttagactccggattcatgtcgtttcgattcccggagccctagatatacttaatttggtttttgttaaagattgaaaggtgttcttggcatgaacaaggttgggtccgactttgtgaccatcattggtgtctttagggtatgtcatttggttaggactgatggtgggacgaattttcatgttcgggtcacctaaatccgagccacggttcacccgttgtgcccgaattactgttttgagtaaattgttttcccaaatgttgtcatggctaatatccatgacctagggactgttcttggagtgttcttgagttcataattgtgtcgggtggtttgagtaggtgaagttgcatatgtggcttgcccgaaaccgacacccggggctcaagatacgacccgatgaacttttaaacttaaaacttatggttaattattaaacttatgttaaaattaatggatttcattattaattaattacttatgataaaagaagtaattattattatttaaaacttatgatataaatatttattatatcatttaattattaattatgatttaattaacattgtaattaaacttatgattaataatacttttattattaaaggaaaatacttatgataagtattaaatttgtttttgaaaaattattaaaagacttataataaatattaaataattatttaattattataagacttaattattatttaattatgatttaattattaaatacttatgatttaataattttaattagaaacttatgatatgattaataattcattattaattaataatacttatgatatgatttaaaatttattataaattaataatatttatattatgattgatatttaattaattaattaaatacttatgttatactaattataacatttcaacttatattaactttaataattcattttatttaattaaacttatgttaagacattattatacacttttgactttaaataacattataacctatgttattattataacttacacttttcaaattaatgttgactatgtttgaccaaggttgacttttgagttgactttcggttgactttgactttcagttgacttctgttgactttctaaataaggaaactttcctaacttcaaaactttctaaaaatagaactttctaaatttggaaactttccaaaaatagaaactttccaaaaatagaaactttccaaaaatagaaactttcctaaaatagaaaactttccaaaaatggaaacctgctaaaaatagaaactttctaaaaatagaaagtgtgtgtccttatgctgttccaatcaaaccgatgcttgctgagtaatgttctatgcctacttgcaacatgtacaatagctatcatgaaatgtcccgttcttattgattaaaaacgttccatattaattgatttcgttgcgaggttttgacctctatatgagatgtttttcaaagactgcattcattttaaaacaaaccataacctttatttcatcaataaaggtttaaaaatttttacgtagattatcgaataatgataatctaaaatatcctgtttacacacgaccattacataatggtttacaatacaaatatgttacaacaaaataagtttcttgaatgcagtttttacacaatatcatacaagcatggactccaaatcttgtccttattttagtatgcatcagcggaagctcttagtattcacctgagaataaacatgctttaaacgtcaacaaaaatgttggtgagttataggtttaacctatatatatcaaatcataacaatagaccacaagatttcatatttcaatacacatcccatacatagagataaaaatcattcatatggtgaacacctggtaaccaactttaacaagatgcatatataagaatatccccatcattccgggacacccttcggatatgatataaatttcgaagtactaaagcatccggtactttggatggggtttgttaggcccaatagatctatctttaggattcgcgtcaattagggtgtctgttccctaattcttagattaccagacttaataaaaaggggcatattcgatttcgataattcaaccatagaatgtagtttcacgtacttgtgtctattttgtaaatcatttataaaacctgcatgtattctcatcccaaaaatattagattttaaaagtgggactataactcactttcacagatttttacttcgtcgggaagtaagacttggccactggttgattcacgaacctataacaatatatacatatatatcaaagtatgttcaaaatatatttacaacacttttaatatattttgatgttttaagtttattaagtcagctgtcctcgttagtaacctacaactagttgtccacagttagatgtacagaaataaatcgataaatattatcttgaatcaatccacgacccagtgtatacgtatctcagtattgattacaacttaaactatatatattttggaatcaacctcaaccctgtatagctaactccaacattcacatatagagtgtctatggttgttccgaaatatatatagatgtgtcgacatgataggtcgaaacattgtatacgtgtctatggtatctcaagattacataatatacaatacaagttgattaagttatggttggaatagatttgttaccaattttcacgtagctaaaatgagaaaaaattatccaatcttgttttacccataacttcttcattttaaatccgttttgagtgaatcaagttgctatggtttcatattgaactatattttatgaatctaaacataaaaattataggtttatagtcgggaaaataagttacaagtcgtttttgtaaaggtagtcatttcagtcgaaagaacgacgtctagatgatcattttagaaaacatacttccactttgagtttaatcataatttttggatatagtttcatgttcataataaaaatcattttctcagaataacaacttttaaatcaaagtttttcatagtttttaattaactaacccaaaacagcccgcggtgttactacgacggcgtaaatccggttttacggtgtttttcgtgtttccaggttttaaatcattaaattagcatatcatatagatatagaacatgtgtttagttgattttaaaagtcaagttagaaggattaacttttgtttgcgaacaagtttagaattaactaaactatgttctagtgattacaagtttaaaccttcgaataagatagctttatatgtatgaatcgaatgatgttatgaacatcattactaccttaagttccttggataaaactactggataagagaaaaatggatctagcttcaacggatccttggatggctcgaagttcttgaagcagaatcatgacacgaaaacaagttcaagtaagatcatcacttgaaataagatggttatagttatagaaatt
This genomic window from Rutidosis leptorrhynchoides isolate AG116_Rl617_1_P2 chromosome 2, CSIRO_AGI_Rlap_v1, whole genome shotgun sequence contains:
- the LOC139888714 gene encoding secreted RxLR effector protein 161-like gives rise to the protein MIPNQKLYMEDEAELVDKGQYQRIVGKLIYLAHTRPDIAHAVGVVSQFMHQPQVHHLEATMRIIQYLKKTPGHGVIFRRNGHLETQIYTDANWAGEKGDRRSTSGFFTIVGGNLVTWRSKKQKVVSLSSAESEIRGIAKGVVEALWIRKLLTEIGFPAKEVIQILCDNEAAIAISENPIQHDRTKHIEVDRHFIREKLDG